In one Saccharibacillus brassicae genomic region, the following are encoded:
- a CDS encoding HAD family hydrolase — MAFLTVGGRTFECEALLFDKDGTLLDFMELWGRWADDLLQQTEAALQAAGGGWTGSAEQAFGVVLGPDGRIADYDRGGPLALATAEELTGVLAWQLYGAGMPWHDSVDAVRGFAAAAEERLARERPVRPLPGLESLLREARQAGLKLAVVTSDTTEAAVRHLHWAGLDGLFDSVHGRDGVDAGKPAPDLALQACRSLGTEPGRAIVIGDGGADLEMARRAGAALAIGIAPGGGSRLHLAGADAVIGSYAELGIVPRA; from the coding sequence ATGGCTTTTCTGACAGTCGGAGGCCGTACATTCGAGTGCGAAGCGCTCCTGTTCGACAAAGACGGCACGCTGCTCGATTTCATGGAATTGTGGGGCCGCTGGGCCGACGACCTGCTGCAGCAGACCGAAGCCGCGCTGCAAGCGGCGGGCGGCGGCTGGACAGGCAGCGCCGAACAGGCTTTCGGCGTCGTGTTGGGCCCGGACGGCCGGATCGCCGATTATGATCGCGGAGGGCCGCTTGCGCTTGCCACCGCGGAGGAACTGACCGGCGTGCTCGCCTGGCAGCTCTACGGAGCGGGCATGCCGTGGCATGACAGCGTGGACGCCGTACGCGGCTTTGCCGCGGCAGCGGAGGAGCGCCTTGCCCGCGAACGGCCGGTGCGGCCGCTGCCCGGCCTGGAGAGCCTGCTCCGCGAGGCGCGGCAGGCCGGGCTCAAGCTGGCCGTCGTGACGTCGGATACGACGGAAGCGGCGGTCCGGCATTTGCACTGGGCCGGGCTGGACGGCCTGTTCGATTCCGTCCACGGGCGGGACGGGGTCGACGCGGGCAAGCCGGCGCCCGATCTGGCCCTGCAGGCGTGCCGGAGTCTCGGCACGGAGCCGGGGCGCGCGATCGTGATCGGCGACGGCGGCGCCGATCTGGAGATGGCGCGCCGGGCGGGCGCCGCGCTGGCGATCGGGATCGCGCCGGGCGGCGGATCGCGCCTGCATCTGGCGGGGGCCGACGCCGTGATCGGCAGCTACGCCGAATTGGGGATCGTGCCCCGCGCCTGA
- a CDS encoding bifunctional 2-keto-4-hydroxyglutarate aldolase/2-keto-3-deoxy-6-phosphogluconate aldolase has product MKKIKVLQRILDCGVVAVLRGDSPDQVVEMAEQAIAGGVKVIEVTMTVPNALQAIERLSAKYSPDEPIDSDRFAVIGAGTVLEPHTARMAIMAGSHFVVSPSLNEETVKLCNMYRIPIMPGVVTIAELLKGLELGADVMKLFPGNMFDPSIIKTFKGPVPQANLMPTGGVSVSNLGEWIAAGAVAVGIGSDLTSEALKTGDMNKVREKAAQYAEAYRQAKSV; this is encoded by the coding sequence ATGAAAAAGATCAAAGTGCTGCAGCGTATCCTCGATTGCGGCGTCGTGGCAGTCCTGCGCGGGGATTCTCCCGATCAGGTCGTCGAAATGGCCGAGCAGGCGATTGCGGGCGGCGTCAAAGTCATCGAAGTCACGATGACCGTACCGAACGCGCTTCAAGCGATCGAGCGCCTGAGCGCCAAGTACAGCCCGGACGAGCCGATCGATTCGGACCGGTTCGCGGTCATTGGCGCGGGTACCGTGCTGGAGCCGCATACGGCGCGTATGGCTATCATGGCGGGTTCGCATTTTGTCGTCTCGCCTTCCCTGAACGAAGAGACGGTCAAGCTGTGCAACATGTACCGCATTCCGATCATGCCGGGCGTCGTCACAATCGCCGAGCTGCTCAAAGGGCTGGAATTGGGCGCCGACGTCATGAAACTTTTCCCGGGAAATATGTTCGATCCTTCGATCATCAAAACGTTCAAAGGACCGGTTCCGCAGGCCAATCTCATGCCGACAGGCGGCGTGTCCGTGTCCAACCTCGGCGAATGGATCGCGGCGGGTGCGGTGGCGGTCGGCATCGGTTCCGACCTGACCAGCGAAGCGCTGAAGACCGGCGACATGAACAAGGTGCGCGAGAAAGCGGCGCAGTACGCCGAAGCGTACCGTCAAGCGAAAAGTGTCTAA
- a CDS encoding alpha/beta fold hydrolase, with product MLTGDRSPIRAFESGKRKGTPKRSGGGPYRKKRKKWLPILLVIVLVLIAAAVVYVSTPYGPSAEARAALQGDDVVAVSQTDDWIEFEPIETEAAGTVKQPGVIFYPGGRVKAEAYAAFARELAETGRHVFIAKMPLNFAFLGQNEAGKIVDAYPDERFVIGGHSLGGPFAARYAAEHKTDIAGIFFLASYAESKGDLSGTSMPALSITASGDEVLNRESYETGRAYLPADARHEEIKGGNHGQFGSYGEQGGDGPASISGAEQREQTVTLLAAWLDGIKPVQAAK from the coding sequence ATGTTAACGGGAGACAGATCGCCGATCCGGGCGTTCGAAAGCGGGAAACGAAAAGGAACGCCGAAACGAAGCGGGGGAGGGCCATACCGCAAAAAAAGAAAAAAGTGGCTGCCGATCCTGCTCGTGATCGTGCTGGTGCTGATCGCCGCGGCCGTCGTGTACGTCAGTACGCCTTACGGGCCTTCCGCGGAAGCGCGGGCGGCGCTGCAGGGCGACGATGTTGTAGCCGTATCGCAGACGGATGACTGGATCGAGTTCGAACCGATCGAGACGGAAGCGGCAGGCACGGTCAAGCAGCCGGGCGTCATTTTCTATCCGGGAGGCCGGGTGAAAGCGGAAGCTTACGCGGCGTTCGCCCGCGAACTGGCGGAGACCGGCCGGCATGTGTTTATTGCCAAAATGCCGCTGAATTTCGCTTTTCTTGGCCAAAATGAAGCGGGCAAAATAGTTGACGCTTATCCGGACGAGCGTTTCGTCATCGGCGGCCATTCGCTCGGCGGCCCGTTCGCGGCCCGGTATGCGGCGGAGCACAAGACTGACATCGCGGGTATCTTCTTCCTCGCTTCCTATGCGGAAAGCAAAGGCGACCTGTCCGGCACGTCGATGCCGGCGCTGTCGATTACCGCTTCGGGCGACGAAGTGCTGAACCGCGAAAGCTACGAGACCGGCCGGGCTTACCTGCCGGCCGACGCCCGGCACGAAGAGATCAAAGGCGGCAACCACGGCCAGTTCGGCAGCTACGGCGAGCAGGGCGGCGACGGTCCGGCTTCGATCTCCGGCGCGGAGCAGCGGGAGCAGACCGTGACGCTGCTCGCGGCGTGGCTGGACGGGATCAAGCCTGTGCAGGCGGCGAAATAA
- a CDS encoding KGG domain-containing protein, which translates to MTNSQSSNKKMSREEAGRMGGEATAKKHSREFYQEIGRKGGKATAKSHSREFYQEIGRKGGEATSNSHDKDFYREIGRKGGQK; encoded by the coding sequence ATGACAAACAGTCAGTCGAGCAACAAGAAAATGAGTCGCGAGGAAGCCGGACGTATGGGTGGAGAAGCTACGGCCAAGAAACACAGCCGGGAATTCTATCAGGAAATCGGACGCAAGGGCGGCAAAGCTACAGCCAAGTCGCACAGCCGGGAATTCTACCAGGAAATCGGCCGCAAAGGCGGAGAAGCCACTTCCAACTCGCACGACAAAGATTTTTATCGGGAAATCGGCCGCAAAGGCGGACAAAAGTAA
- the ilvD gene encoding dihydroxy-acid dehydratase, protein MAPKKMRSDMIKKGFDRAPHRSLLRAAGVKEEDFGKPFIAVCNSYIDIVPGHVHLQEFGKIVKDAIREAGGVPFEFNTIGVDDGIAMGHIGMRYSLPSREIIADSVETVVSAHWFDGMVCIPNCDKITPGMLMGALRVNIPTLFVSGGPMKAGKDKNGRSISLTSVFEGVGAHQVGKIDDQTLLELEQFGCPTCGSCSGMFTANSMNCLAEALGLAMPGNGTILAVAPERREFVRQSATQLMELIKLDLKPRDIVTVEAIDNAFALDMAMGGSTNTVLHTLALAQEAGIEYPIERINEVANRVPHLAKLAPASDWHIEDVHNAGGVSAVLNELLKKPGALHADRITVTGKTIRENVEGQEIQNTEVIHKIDNPHSERGGLAVLFGNLAPEGAIIKVGAVDASVGGYHKGPAICFDSQEEALEGIAKGRVQEGHVVVIRYEGPKGGPGMPEMLAPTSQIVGMGLGAKVGLITDGRFSGASRGISIGHISPEAAEGGPIAFVEEGDMIELDLNNRTIQLEISEEEFAARRANWKGFEPKVKTGYLARYSKLVTNASMGGIMKI, encoded by the coding sequence ATGGCACCTAAAAAAATGCGTTCCGATATGATCAAAAAAGGATTCGACCGCGCGCCGCACCGCAGTCTGCTGCGTGCAGCCGGCGTCAAGGAAGAAGATTTCGGCAAACCGTTTATCGCGGTCTGCAATTCGTATATCGATATCGTGCCGGGTCATGTGCATCTGCAGGAATTCGGCAAAATCGTCAAAGACGCGATCCGCGAAGCGGGCGGCGTTCCGTTCGAATTCAATACGATCGGTGTCGACGACGGCATCGCCATGGGCCATATCGGCATGCGCTATTCCCTGCCCAGCCGCGAGATCATCGCCGACTCCGTCGAGACGGTCGTCTCCGCGCACTGGTTCGACGGTATGGTCTGCATCCCGAACTGCGACAAGATCACGCCGGGCATGCTCATGGGCGCGCTGCGCGTCAACATCCCGACGCTGTTCGTCAGCGGCGGACCGATGAAAGCCGGCAAAGACAAAAACGGCCGCTCCATCTCGCTGACTTCGGTCTTCGAAGGCGTCGGCGCGCACCAGGTCGGCAAGATCGACGACCAGACGCTGCTGGAACTCGAACAGTTCGGCTGTCCGACCTGCGGATCGTGCTCGGGCATGTTCACGGCCAACTCCATGAACTGTCTGGCCGAAGCGCTGGGCCTTGCCATGCCGGGCAACGGCACGATTCTGGCCGTCGCTCCCGAACGCCGCGAGTTCGTCCGCCAGTCCGCGACCCAGCTCATGGAACTGATCAAACTCGACCTGAAGCCGCGCGATATCGTGACGGTCGAAGCGATCGACAACGCGTTCGCGCTCGATATGGCGATGGGCGGTTCGACGAACACCGTGCTGCACACGCTCGCCCTCGCGCAGGAAGCCGGCATCGAATATCCGATCGAACGCATCAACGAAGTGGCCAACCGCGTGCCGCATCTGGCCAAGCTGGCTCCGGCGTCCGATTGGCATATCGAAGACGTGCATAACGCCGGCGGCGTCAGCGCCGTGCTGAACGAACTGCTCAAGAAGCCGGGCGCGCTGCATGCGGACCGGATCACGGTCACGGGCAAAACGATCCGCGAGAACGTGGAAGGCCAGGAGATCCAGAACACGGAAGTCATCCACAAGATCGACAACCCGCATTCCGAGCGCGGCGGCCTCGCCGTCCTGTTCGGCAACCTGGCTCCGGAAGGCGCGATCATCAAGGTTGGCGCGGTCGACGCTTCGGTCGGCGGCTACCACAAAGGGCCGGCGATCTGCTTCGATTCGCAGGAAGAAGCGCTTGAAGGCATCGCCAAAGGCCGCGTGCAGGAAGGCCACGTCGTCGTGATCCGCTACGAAGGACCCAAAGGCGGACCCGGCATGCCGGAAATGCTCGCTCCGACGTCGCAAATCGTCGGCATGGGGCTCGGCGCCAAAGTCGGGCTGATCACGGACGGCCGCTTCTCCGGCGCCTCCCGCGGCATCAGTATCGGCCATATCTCGCCGGAAGCGGCCGAAGGCGGTCCGATCGCTTTCGTCGAAGAAGGCGACATGATCGAACTGGACCTGAACAACCGCACGATCCAGCTGGAGATCAGCGAAGAAGAATTCGCCGCGCGCCGCGCGAACTGGAAAGGCTTCGAACCGAAAGTGAAAACCGGTTACCTCGCCCGCTACTCCAAGCTGGTCACCAATGCCAGCATGGGCGGCATCATGAAGATTTGA
- a CDS encoding polysaccharide deacetylase family protein, producing the protein METTLLIWLFYLSSFYAFIPGLISRIFGFRAFRKGKSGTELALTFDDGPDPRYTAQLLDLLKRYGAKATFFVVGSHAAQHPELLRRMQAEGHAIGIHNYVHRTNWLMRPGSVRKQVNRTNEVIERVTGQRAIYYRPPWGIVNLFDLVGRHELKLVLWSGIFGDWRKRLGEERLLKRLRRKMRGGEVLVLHDCGATLGANDKAPENMLRALERFLEEAYAQGLSSVTIERLMETTKKAGVKEMGKISPLKKGLVGAWLLYERGFRFMFRLQEAENAPLYHFRKTRYSGKTLDLGEGRLLNAGDAIVELHFDNKMLFEFGSRSRSAVQLAILMIRGTEQSFPGIADHIRRDPDLREAKAVYAVSMINRGPEQFGFQVHDLPDGLFARATRLYLKLLLWAMHPSGSARLQEQSEFLVPKIMVMPMEVMLTRDFKADKRKNRRTAARSETGPAAVERESAAAADAQPEPAAAAVRSDGTPAEAAALR; encoded by the coding sequence ATGGAAACGACTTTGCTGATATGGCTTTTTTACCTCTCTTCCTTTTATGCGTTCATTCCGGGGTTGATCAGCCGGATTTTCGGTTTCCGGGCTTTTCGCAAAGGGAAAAGCGGGACGGAACTCGCGCTGACGTTCGATGACGGACCGGACCCCCGTTACACGGCGCAGCTGCTCGATTTATTGAAACGATACGGGGCGAAAGCCACGTTTTTTGTTGTGGGTTCGCATGCGGCGCAGCACCCCGAACTGCTTCGCCGGATGCAGGCCGAAGGCCATGCCATCGGTATCCACAACTATGTCCACCGGACCAACTGGCTGATGCGGCCGGGTTCCGTGCGCAAGCAGGTGAACCGGACGAACGAAGTGATCGAGCGGGTCACCGGGCAGCGCGCCATTTATTATCGTCCGCCGTGGGGCATCGTGAACCTGTTCGACCTCGTCGGGCGGCATGAGCTGAAGCTGGTGCTCTGGTCGGGTATATTCGGCGACTGGCGCAAGCGCCTCGGCGAAGAACGGCTGCTCAAGCGGCTGCGCCGCAAAATGCGCGGCGGCGAAGTGCTCGTGCTGCACGACTGCGGCGCGACGCTCGGAGCGAACGACAAAGCGCCGGAAAATATGCTGCGCGCGCTGGAGCGTTTTCTGGAAGAAGCTTACGCCCAGGGACTCAGCAGCGTAACGATCGAACGGCTGATGGAAACGACGAAGAAAGCGGGTGTCAAAGAAATGGGCAAAATTTCTCCGCTCAAAAAAGGGCTGGTCGGCGCTTGGCTGCTGTACGAACGGGGCTTCCGCTTCATGTTCCGGCTGCAGGAAGCCGAGAACGCGCCGCTGTACCATTTCCGCAAAACACGCTACTCGGGCAAAACGCTTGATCTCGGCGAAGGGAGGCTGCTGAATGCCGGCGACGCGATCGTGGAGCTGCATTTTGACAACAAGATGCTGTTCGAGTTCGGCAGCCGTTCCCGCTCGGCGGTGCAGCTGGCGATTCTGATGATCCGGGGGACGGAACAAAGCTTCCCCGGCATCGCCGACCATATCCGCCGGGACCCGGATCTGCGCGAAGCCAAAGCGGTCTACGCGGTAAGCATGATCAACCGGGGACCGGAACAGTTCGGATTTCAGGTGCACGACCTGCCGGACGGACTGTTCGCGCGGGCGACCCGCCTGTACTTGAAGCTGCTGCTCTGGGCGATGCACCCGTCGGGCAGCGCGCGGCTGCAGGAACAGAGCGAATTCCTCGTGCCCAAGATCATGGTGATGCCGATGGAAGTGATGCTCACCCGCGATTTCAAAGCGGACAAACGCAAAAACCGCCGCACGGCCGCGCGCAGCGAGACCGGTCCCGCAGCGGTGGAACGGGAATCTGCGGCAGCGGCAGACGCGCAGCCGGAACCGGCCGCCGCGGCGGTCCGCTCCGACGGCACGCCCGCCGAAGCGGCCGCTTTGCGCTAA
- the mgrA gene encoding L-glyceraldehyde 3-phosphate reductase, with product MEYKASGERYDHMKYNRSGRSGLKLPAISLGLWHNFGGVDAYENGRGIVHRAFDLGITHFDLANNYGPPPGSAEEMFGRMLSTDLRAYRDELIVSTKAGYHMWPGPYGEWGSRKYLVSSLDQSLKRLGLDYVDIFYHHRPDPDTPLEETMGALDHIVRSGKALYIGVSNYSAEQTREAVAILKDLGTPLTIHQPSYSMMNRWIEHGLQDVLDESGVGSIAFSPLAQGLLTNKYLNGIPEDSRAASASPFLNQTQITPEAMRRVRALNQMAVARGQSLAQFALAWVLRGERVTSVLIGASRVGQIEENIETLQQLEFSAEELERIEKILKTETEQ from the coding sequence ATGGAATACAAGGCGAGCGGAGAACGCTACGACCACATGAAATATAACCGCAGCGGGCGGTCGGGACTGAAGCTTCCCGCGATCTCGCTCGGATTATGGCATAATTTCGGCGGCGTCGACGCTTACGAGAACGGACGCGGCATCGTGCACCGCGCGTTCGATCTCGGCATTACGCATTTTGACCTGGCGAACAATTACGGACCGCCGCCGGGATCGGCCGAAGAAATGTTCGGCCGTATGCTGTCAACCGATCTTAGAGCTTACCGAGACGAACTGATCGTCTCGACCAAAGCCGGCTACCATATGTGGCCCGGCCCTTACGGCGAATGGGGTTCGCGCAAATATCTCGTGTCGAGCCTGGATCAGAGCCTCAAGCGGCTGGGGCTGGATTACGTCGATATTTTCTACCATCACCGCCCGGACCCCGATACGCCGCTCGAAGAAACGATGGGAGCGCTCGACCATATCGTTCGTTCCGGCAAAGCGCTGTACATAGGCGTGTCCAACTATTCGGCGGAACAGACCCGCGAAGCGGTCGCGATTCTCAAAGATCTCGGCACGCCGCTCACGATCCATCAGCCGAGCTATTCGATGATGAACCGCTGGATCGAGCACGGCCTGCAGGACGTGCTCGACGAGAGCGGCGTCGGCAGCATCGCGTTCAGCCCGCTGGCGCAGGGCCTGCTGACGAACAAATACCTGAACGGGATTCCGGAAGATTCTCGCGCGGCGAGCGCTTCCCCGTTCCTGAACCAGACGCAGATTACGCCGGAAGCGATGCGCCGCGTGCGCGCGCTCAACCAGATGGCGGTCGCGCGCGGGCAGAGCCTGGCCCAGTTCGCGCTGGCCTGGGTGCTGCGCGGCGAGCGCGTGACGTCCGTACTGATCGGCGCGAGCCGCGTCGGCCAGATCGAGGAAAATATCGAGACGCTGCAGCAGCTCGAATTTTCCGCCGAAGAACTGGAGCGGATCGAGAAGATCCTCAAAACGGAAACCGAACAGTAA
- a CDS encoding NAD-dependent protein deacylase has product MVQDQAKMLAEWIGEAKRIVFFGGAGTSTESGIPDFRSAGGLYESGDDEFPYPPEEMLSREFFARQPGTFYEFYRKRMVYEDAQPNDMHRLLAELEESGQLGAVITQNIDGLHQKAGSVNVLELHGSVLRNTCLSCGATYGLEAVMHSVGIPRCAACGGMLKPNVVLYGEMLETSVLEAAAAAIEAADLMLVGGTSLTVQPAASLVGMFDGGRLALLNRTPTPYDSHADLRFTEPMGTIAQSVRQALGYV; this is encoded by the coding sequence ATGGTCCAAGATCAAGCGAAGATGTTGGCGGAGTGGATCGGGGAAGCGAAGCGGATCGTGTTTTTCGGCGGAGCCGGTACGTCGACCGAAAGCGGCATTCCCGATTTTCGGTCGGCGGGCGGACTGTACGAAAGCGGGGACGACGAGTTTCCCTACCCGCCGGAAGAAATGCTGAGCCGGGAATTTTTCGCCCGGCAGCCGGGTACGTTCTACGAGTTCTACCGCAAACGGATGGTGTACGAAGACGCGCAGCCGAACGACATGCATCGGTTGTTGGCGGAGCTTGAAGAGAGCGGCCAGCTTGGCGCGGTCATTACGCAAAATATCGACGGCCTGCATCAAAAAGCGGGCAGCGTCAACGTGCTGGAGCTGCACGGTTCCGTGCTGCGCAATACCTGCCTGTCGTGCGGAGCAACCTACGGGCTGGAAGCGGTCATGCACAGCGTCGGCATTCCCCGCTGCGCGGCGTGCGGCGGCATGCTCAAGCCGAACGTCGTGCTCTACGGCGAGATGCTGGAGACCAGCGTGCTAGAAGCCGCGGCGGCCGCGATCGAAGCGGCGGACCTGATGCTGGTCGGCGGCACTTCGCTGACCGTCCAGCCGGCGGCGAGCCTCGTCGGCATGTTCGACGGGGGCCGCCTGGCGCTGCTGAACCGGACGCCGACTCCGTACGACAGCCATGCCGACCTGCGCTTCACGGAACCGATGGGGACGATCGCGCAGAGCGTGCGCCAAGCGCTCGGATACGTGTGA